A single Venturia canescens isolate UGA chromosome 1, ASM1945775v1, whole genome shotgun sequence DNA region contains:
- the LOC122419226 gene encoding putative peptidyl-tRNA hydrolase PTRHD1: MSGIVQYVVIRGDLTKTMQWPVGAIVAQACHACTAVTHLFYDDEHTQGYLADLDNMHKVVLEAPNESSLRELNEKLEEDKVDHKLWIEQPENIPTCLVAKPYPKEDVQKYFRKFKLFKN, encoded by the exons ATGTCAGGTATCGTTCAATATGTGGTGATTAGAGGAGATTTGACGAAAACAATGCAGTGGCCTGTCGGAGCCATCGTGGCACAAGCTTGTCACGCTTGTACAGCTGTAACGCATCTTTTCTATGACGATGAGCACACTCAGGGTTACCTCGCTGACCTTGACAATATGCACAAAGTTGTCCTCGAA gcCCCCAATGAATCGAGTTTACGAGAATTAAATGAGAAACTCGAAGAGGACAAAGTTGACCACAAACTGTGGATCGAGCAACCCGAAAACATTCCTACGTGTTTAGTTGCCAAGCCTTATCCGAAGGAAGACGTACAAAAATACTTCAGAAAGtttaaacttttcaaaaattga